From the Vibrio natriegens NBRC 15636 = ATCC 14048 = DSM 759 genome, the window ACCGTTACCAATGAAGGTCATTGCCCAGTCTGAGCTATCTGCCCAACCGTTCATTGTTCCTTTCACGTAAACAACCGTTTCACCGTAAGGAGGGATGCTTGATACGTCTTTGTTTGACGTATTCACAGGCAGACCCGCACCTTGCGCGCCAGCTTGAGGCTGTACAAATACTGCCGTCGTCAGCGCTGGTACAGTGAAGGTTTCTCCAGAGAAACTTGCTCCTTGAACAACAGTATCCGCAGAGTTTTGCTGCACGGTATGAAGTTCGAAACCGCTCGCGCCAGCGATGGTAAACGATTGTGCCTCAGATGATGAGTTAACTACTGCGACAATTGCGTCGTTGTTTGGATCCAGATCCTGACCTGCAGAGACACCGTCATCAATAGACATAACAATCAGACCAGCAACTTGATCTTGACCAACGTTGCGGAAGTCGACACGATTCATCACTTCTTGAGCGGTATCCAGACGGAACAGTTCACTTGAACTACGGATTTTTAGTAGCTCGAGGAATTGCTGCTTGGTTAGCTCAATGTCAGTTGTATCAGGTTTCGCTGTGCTGTCACTGATGATCGTTTTGATAAGATCCCAGTTATCGCCATCTTTGTCTTCACGAGGCAGACCGACGTTCCAGTTGTTGTCGCTACCGTCAAAGAATACACGGTTGAACCAGTCGCCAGAATCGTAAGAGTCGCGCTGCATTGATTTTGAACGAAGGAGTTCAGAGCCCATGTGAATGAACGGAATACCTTGTCCTAGCATCACGGTTGAAAGTGATACGCTTTGCATACGAGCACGATTAGCCGAGCTGATGCCTGTCGCAATCTTGTACGCGTTGTTATCCCAAAGCGTTTGGTTATCGTGCTTAGAAACGTAAGAGATGTTCTCTGAAGGCATCTTAGTATAGCCAGCAGGCGCGCCGTTGTAGTCTACGTTCTTACCAAGCTTGGTTTCGCCGGTGTAATCGACAAGGATGTAATCTGCCAAGTTACCTGCCATACCCAGACGAACGATATCTTGGTTGTGCAGACGACCATTTACTGCGTCAGTATCTGTTTTGGTTTCTTCGTTTGCGTATGCCGCGTTACCAAAACCCTGATTGTAACGAAGTGAGTGTTTACCATCTGAATCGACACCACCATCAAATGGGCCACCTCCACGAACTGCATCACGTAGGCGATCTGAGAAGGTACCGATCTCTGTACCAGCCATGTTTAGCTGAGTCGCTTGATCGAAGCGTGCGTCGTTAGCCACCTCACCAAAGTCCCAACCTTCGCCGTAGAATAGTGTGTTCGGGTCAATCTCACGGATTTGCTCTAAAGCGTAAACCATTACATCTTTTGGCTGGTGACCCATCAAGTCAAAACGGAAGCCGTCAACTTTGTAGTCTTTCGCCCAAACCTTCAGTGAGTCAACCATCAGTTTACCCATCATCAGGTTTTCAGTTGCGGTGTTGTCACAACAGGTAGAGTTTTCTACGCCACCAGTATTCACGTTTAGACGGTGGTAGTATCCCGGAACGATTTTATCCAGAACAGATTTGTCATTGATGCCAGATGCGTTGGTATGGTTGTAAACCACGTCCATCACCAACTTAAGTTCCATCTTATGCGTTGCCTGAACCATCTCACGGAATTCCAGAATACGCTGTGTTCCATTCGGGTTCGTTGCGTAGCTGCCTTCCGGTACAGTGTAATGGAATGGGTCGTAACCCCAGTTGAAGCTGTCTAGCATACGCAGATCGTTCATCAGTTTCTGTGCAGACCCAGATGCAGGATCGTAACCGTTCAGAACATCTTCAATGATTTTCGCATCATCTTCTGATTCACAGACAGAAGCGTCAGGTTTAATGCCACATAGTTTGCCAACGGTATCGTTGATGTCGACACGGTTGTCTACGTTCTCATCGACGGTAGCGATATCAAATGCAGGTAGAATGTGTAGCGTTGTTAAACCTGCATCTTTCAGCGCTTGTAGGTGAGAAACAGACTCACGTTCAGGCTCTGTTAGCGCTAAGTATTTGCCGTTATATGCTGGTGTGCCTTGGCTGTCATTGAAACTGAAATCACGCAAATGTGATTCGTACAATACGTGATCTTCGTCTTTTTCAACGGTTGGACGGTCGTAATTGTTCCAGTCTTGTGGCATTAAGCTAGCGTCGTTCAGGTCGACAACTTGTGAGTAAAGAGAGTTTAGAGACAAGCTTAATGAGTATGGGTCAGTGACCATACGCGTTTCCACAACACCTGTGGTTGGATGGTAAACCTTCACCTGATAGCGGTAGAACTTGTTTACTACGTTACTTTGTGGCTCGGAAATCCAAATACCCGTTACGCTGTCTTCCGTCATTGTAACGGTTGATTCTTCTTGCAGATTCTCATCGTAGATAATCAGAGAAACGTCTTGAGCCGTTGGAGCCCATAACTTGAAGGTTGCAGCGCCGCCTTCAACAATCGCGCCCAGTTCCTGACCGATCGCGTTACCAGCATCGGCATCTGCGAATACCGCATCCAGTACGCCTGGTTTTTGCACTTCAGTTGCAGAAATGACATCACCATCAGCGTTGTAAGCCACCATTACGATTTGTGATTTTAGAATCGTACGCAGTGTAGCGTCATCCACATCAATGCCAGCAGCTTGCAGGCTAGATAAGTGACGGAAGCGAGATTTCAGATCATCAGACAAATCACCTGTTTTGCTTAGTTCTATCGCTGTGCCACCAGTGATCTGTTTGTCTTCATCCATTTGGATGTCGTTAGTCAGGCTGTAGTAAAGCTTCATTGAGTCAGCATTTGCTGCCGCTTCCCAAGCAATAGTGTTTGCATCTAACCAATGTGCTTTCTGGCCATCAACGTCAACTGGTCGCTCTTCGATTGGTTCGTAGAACAGCTCGCTACTGCCGTGGAAGCCAAATACCCCTTTAGATTCGCCAATCTTAGTCAGCTCAACTTTCGAGTTTGCACTGCCGAAAGCTTTGTCATCACCATTGTGTAAGATGAAGTTCATACATTCGTATGGGTCAGCGGCGTCAGGATCGACTTTAAGTACGTAGTACGCACCGTAGGTTTCGCTGATACCGTCATATTCGCGAGGCGATGCCCAATCAGTACCACCGCTTGTAATGCCCATGGCATCTAAATCAGTACTGGTACAGCCTTCGCCGTTCCATAGGTGCAGACCCCAGCCCTCGTAGCCGCTTGCTGAAGATGCTGAGGCAACATCACGTTTATAGTAAACAACAACTTCATTCTCTCCCGCAGGGTACAGTCCTGCACTCGGGCTGGTGGTATTGTCGTCGGTGCTGTCACTACCACAACCGCTGATCACCGCGACGGAGATCAAAGGCAGTACGGTTTTGGCAATTATTGATAATTTAAATGTTTTTTTGTCCACGTTTACAAATCCATTTTTATTGAATTGATATAAAGAACGCGTCAGTTCTTCGGCTCAAAGAACGGAAGAACCATACGTCCTATCTGGTGCAAATGCCGAAAGGAAATGTTCAAAGAAATGCTAATACACTGACTCATCAGCAAAATGTGAGAACGGACTGTTTAGTTTTTTACAAATGAAAATTTTCTTACACAGTGGATTTGGTTCACAAATTAACTAATAAAACGGACGCATAGTGAGAGGAGTGACACACACTCAAAATGTTAATTTTGATAGGAGTAGGAAGGGGGGATGACAGGGGAGGAGAATGTCTCAGCCCCAAAAGCGTGACTACCTTCTATAAAAAACCAATCAATAATTTTCGATAAAAAATAAGTTAAGGCGTCTGAGTTTTAATCACGTCATTCTTTACTTCTCAACTTCAGATTTTCATCGGGTAGCCGATATAAAGTCCAAGTGCTGAAACTATTCAGACAAAAGCAATTTAAGGGTTTCCCTATGGGGGAACGTCAATTTATATCATGGAGAACAAGAGGCGGTTTATGAGTAGCATGGGTATTGCCATTGCGGCAACTGGCCTTTCACTTGTCCTGATATTTGTGTGGATGATCTCGCTGTCGATGCGAAAACAACGTCTGGAAGTAGAGCGGCAGGCTCGTGAGGCGGCATATCGCAAGGCAATGAAAAAAGCTCGTGAGCAAGAGCTTAAAGAGCGGGAATTTAAGGCTGAAACCGGGCACATACCGACGATTTTATTTCTGGCGAAAGAAGCGGAAAGAAACAATATCAAGCAGGCTTTGTATTGGTACGATAAAGCGGCGAAGCTAGACAACATCAGTGGCATGTACGGCATTGTTCGCATGAGTGAGCGTATGCGTGAAGATGTGGTTCTAAAAGAGCAGGCAAACTTTTGGCGCACCGCGATCGCTGGCGTAGAAGGTGATCTGGAAGCGAAATTTATCACCGGAAAAGCGCTGGTTTTTGGCCGAGGTGTGGAACAAAACGTCGCCAAAGGACATGAACTGATCGAAGAAGCGGCCGACGAGGGTTGTGTC encodes:
- the pulA gene encoding pullulanase-type alpha-1,6-glucosidase; amino-acid sequence: MDKKTFKLSIIAKTVLPLISVAVISGCGSDSTDDNTTSPSAGLYPAGENEVVVYYKRDVASASSASGYEGWGLHLWNGEGCTSTDLDAMGITSGGTDWASPREYDGISETYGAYYVLKVDPDAADPYECMNFILHNGDDKAFGSANSKVELTKIGESKGVFGFHGSSELFYEPIEERPVDVDGQKAHWLDANTIAWEAAANADSMKLYYSLTNDIQMDEDKQITGGTAIELSKTGDLSDDLKSRFRHLSSLQAAGIDVDDATLRTILKSQIVMVAYNADGDVISATEVQKPGVLDAVFADADAGNAIGQELGAIVEGGAATFKLWAPTAQDVSLIIYDENLQEESTVTMTEDSVTGIWISEPQSNVVNKFYRYQVKVYHPTTGVVETRMVTDPYSLSLSLNSLYSQVVDLNDASLMPQDWNNYDRPTVEKDEDHVLYESHLRDFSFNDSQGTPAYNGKYLALTEPERESVSHLQALKDAGLTTLHILPAFDIATVDENVDNRVDINDTVGKLCGIKPDASVCESEDDAKIIEDVLNGYDPASGSAQKLMNDLRMLDSFNWGYDPFHYTVPEGSYATNPNGTQRILEFREMVQATHKMELKLVMDVVYNHTNASGINDKSVLDKIVPGYYHRLNVNTGGVENSTCCDNTATENLMMGKLMVDSLKVWAKDYKVDGFRFDLMGHQPKDVMVYALEQIREIDPNTLFYGEGWDFGEVANDARFDQATQLNMAGTEIGTFSDRLRDAVRGGGPFDGGVDSDGKHSLRYNQGFGNAAYANEETKTDTDAVNGRLHNQDIVRLGMAGNLADYILVDYTGETKLGKNVDYNGAPAGYTKMPSENISYVSKHDNQTLWDNNAYKIATGISSANRARMQSVSLSTVMLGQGIPFIHMGSELLRSKSMQRDSYDSGDWFNRVFFDGSDNNWNVGLPREDKDGDNWDLIKTIISDSTAKPDTTDIELTKQQFLELLKIRSSSELFRLDTAQEVMNRVDFRNVGQDQVAGLIVMSIDDGVSAGQDLDPNNDAIVAVVNSSSEAQSFTIAGASGFELHTVQQNSADTVVQGASFSGETFTVPALTTAVFVQPQAGAQGAGLPVNTSNKDVSSIPPYGETVVYVKGTMNGWADSSDWAMTFIGNGMYSVTGVLEAGDHEFKFADTGWSNPNIGCSAADQASDSLDLGTGDNCALTVTETGKYTFILNALNVQDDSVEKPVVSVTKSADAPTFGETALYLRGDVTDANWAAIESAKFSYVANDVYSLDINLTAGSFEMKIASSDWADATNFGGQGAIEFGTPLTMESGGGNISITVPADGSYNFHFNAADTTAPIVTVTQN